A window from Micromonospora profundi encodes these proteins:
- a CDS encoding MurR/RpiR family transcriptional regulator: MAKSPKISANHEPGGLIVHISGLLPSLSPAEQRVARLVVSDPAAAARRTITDLATAAETSEATVIRFCRSVGMDGYPQLRIRLAAEAARRVEPPDARVVGGDIPPGADLAQIIATIAFNDARAVEETAEQLDPAICEQVVEAINGAGRIDIYGAGASGFVASDFQQKLHRIGRIAFYFPDVHTALTSAALLGKGDIAIGISHTGTTSDVIEVLEQARKRGASTVALTNFPRSPITEVADFVLTTAARETTYRSGATASRLAQLTVVDCLFVGVAARNRSRARKALEATAEAVQSHRVGANRRRA, translated from the coding sequence GTGGCGAAGAGTCCGAAGATTTCTGCGAATCACGAGCCCGGTGGGCTGATCGTCCACATCAGTGGGCTGCTGCCGTCGCTGTCGCCTGCCGAGCAGCGGGTCGCCCGACTGGTCGTGTCCGATCCGGCCGCCGCCGCCCGGCGGACGATCACCGACCTCGCCACCGCAGCGGAGACGTCCGAGGCGACAGTCATCCGGTTCTGCCGTTCGGTGGGCATGGACGGTTACCCGCAGCTGCGCATCCGGCTCGCCGCCGAGGCCGCCCGCCGGGTCGAGCCGCCGGACGCCAGGGTCGTCGGCGGTGACATCCCGCCCGGCGCCGACCTCGCCCAGATCATCGCCACCATCGCGTTCAACGACGCCCGCGCGGTCGAGGAGACCGCCGAGCAACTCGACCCCGCCATCTGCGAGCAGGTGGTCGAGGCCATCAACGGTGCCGGTCGCATCGACATCTACGGTGCCGGTGCCAGTGGGTTCGTCGCCTCCGACTTCCAACAGAAGCTGCACCGCATCGGCCGGATCGCCTTCTACTTTCCGGACGTGCACACCGCGCTGACGTCCGCCGCGTTGCTCGGCAAGGGCGACATCGCGATCGGCATCTCGCACACCGGCACCACCTCCGACGTCATCGAGGTGCTGGAGCAGGCGCGTAAGCGGGGTGCCAGCACTGTGGCGCTCACGAACTTCCCGCGCTCGCCGATCACCGAGGTGGCCGACTTCGTGCTGACCACGGCGGCCCGGGAGACGACCTACCGCTCCGGTGCCACAGCCAGCCGGCTGGCCCAGCTCACAGTGGTCGACTGCCTCTTCGTCGGGGTGGCCGCCCGCAACAGGTCCCGCGCCCGCAAAGCCCTTGAGGCGACCGCCGAGGCGGTCCAGTCGCACCGGGTGGGTGCCAACCGGAGGCGGGCATGA
- the murQ gene encoding N-acetylmuramic acid 6-phosphate etherase yields the protein MTPGAVEPDETMSAPPVRPAVRVGAPTERRNPLSVDLDLMSTRDVLTVINEADRRVPAAVAAVLDEIAATVDLAVAALRGGHRVHYFGAGTSGRLGVLDAAELAPTFNSPRHWFCAHLAGGPDAMWRAVEDAEDDDQGGAVEAAGCVRAGDLVVGLAASGRTPYVLGALAASRATGASTVLLCANPEAEAARSVDVFIGVDTGPEVVTGSTRMKAGTAQKLVLNTFSTAVMVRLGRVYSNLMIDMVATNAKLRGRMISILMEATGCSEEVCRRALNEADGDLKTALVSLVSGAEVAAARAALARSADQVRGALALLAS from the coding sequence ATGACGCCCGGTGCGGTGGAGCCGGACGAGACCATGTCAGCACCGCCCGTCCGCCCGGCCGTCCGGGTGGGCGCCCCCACGGAACGGCGCAACCCGCTGAGCGTCGACCTCGACCTGATGTCGACCAGGGACGTGCTCACCGTCATCAACGAAGCCGACCGGCGGGTGCCGGCGGCGGTCGCCGCAGTGCTCGACGAGATCGCCGCCACTGTCGACCTGGCCGTCGCGGCGCTGCGCGGTGGCCACCGGGTGCACTACTTCGGGGCCGGCACCTCGGGTCGGCTGGGCGTCCTCGACGCTGCCGAGTTGGCACCCACGTTCAACTCGCCCCGGCACTGGTTCTGCGCACACCTCGCGGGCGGGCCGGACGCGATGTGGCGGGCAGTGGAGGACGCCGAGGACGACGATCAGGGCGGTGCGGTCGAGGCCGCCGGATGTGTGCGTGCGGGTGACCTGGTGGTCGGTCTCGCGGCCAGCGGGCGCACCCCGTACGTCCTCGGGGCGCTCGCCGCGTCCCGCGCCACGGGTGCCTCGACAGTGCTGCTCTGCGCCAATCCGGAGGCGGAGGCGGCCCGGTCCGTCGACGTGTTCATCGGGGTGGACACCGGACCCGAGGTGGTCACGGGGTCGACCCGGATGAAGGCGGGCACAGCGCAGAAGTTGGTGCTGAACACGTTCTCGACAGCCGTCATGGTGCGCCTGGGGCGGGTCTACTCGAACCTCATGATCGATATGGTCGCCACAAACGCGAAGCTTCGTGGCCGAATGATCTCGATCCTGATGGAGGCGACCGGATGCTCCGAGGAGGTTTGCCGGCGGGCTCTCAACGAGGCCGACGGTGATCTGAAGACGGCACTGGTTTCGCTGGTCTCCGGTGCCGAGGTCGCTGCCGCGCGGGCCGCGTTGGCGCGCTCCGCCGACCAGGTGCGCGGGGCCCTCGCGCTGCTCGCCTCCTGA
- a CDS encoding sigma-70 family RNA polymerase sigma factor: MARNRATGASEGTVGNVDKNIGMRTDEVAEERDLVGVYLHEISRTPLLDAAKEVDLSKAIEAGLYAEHLLGEDAVPDGVDRTDLEWLVVEGERAKDLFIRANLRLVVSIARRYVRSGMPMLDLIQEGNTGLVRAVEKFDYERGYKFSTYATWWIRQAISRAIAQQERTVRLPVHLVEDVNRMRNVARQLTRELGADPEPEQIAASLGVTVERVNELRRWSQDTVSLDTPVGDDGDTNLGDLVADSDAPSPEDIVLSGLERQRIEGLLNHLDDRSAGIMRARYGLEDGREHSLTEVASRFSLSRERIRQLEIQALGRLRELARAEGLQAA, from the coding sequence ATGGCAAGGAACCGGGCAACCGGCGCGAGCGAGGGGACCGTGGGCAACGTGGACAAGAACATCGGCATGCGCACCGACGAGGTGGCCGAGGAGCGCGACCTGGTCGGCGTCTACCTGCACGAGATCTCCCGGACGCCACTGCTGGACGCCGCCAAGGAGGTCGACCTCTCCAAGGCGATCGAGGCCGGCCTGTACGCCGAGCACCTGCTCGGTGAGGACGCCGTTCCCGACGGGGTCGACCGGACCGACCTGGAGTGGCTGGTCGTCGAGGGTGAGCGCGCGAAGGACCTCTTCATCCGCGCCAACCTGCGACTGGTCGTGTCGATCGCCCGCCGCTACGTGCGCTCGGGCATGCCCATGCTGGACCTGATCCAGGAGGGCAACACCGGCCTCGTCCGGGCGGTCGAGAAGTTCGACTACGAGCGTGGCTACAAGTTCTCCACCTACGCCACCTGGTGGATCCGTCAGGCCATCAGCCGGGCGATCGCCCAGCAGGAGCGCACCGTGCGACTGCCTGTGCACCTGGTGGAGGACGTCAACCGGATGCGCAACGTGGCCCGGCAGCTCACCCGTGAGCTGGGCGCCGACCCGGAGCCGGAGCAGATCGCGGCATCGCTCGGCGTCACCGTCGAGCGGGTCAACGAGCTGCGCCGCTGGTCGCAGGACACCGTGTCGCTCGACACTCCGGTCGGCGACGACGGTGACACCAACCTGGGCGACCTGGTCGCCGACAGCGACGCGCCGTCGCCGGAGGACATCGTCCTCAGCGGGCTGGAGCGGCAGCGCATCGAGGGTCTGCTCAACCACCTCGACGACCGTTCGGCAGGCATCATGCGGGCCCGTTACGGCCTCGAGGACGGCCGCGAGCACTCGCTCACCGAGGTCGCGTCGCGGTTCTCGCTGTCGCGTGAGCGGATCCGCCAGCTGGAGATCCAGGCCCTCGGCCGGCTGCGTGAGCTTGCCCGCGCGGAGGGGCTGCAGGCAGCCTGA
- a CDS encoding C40 family peptidase, with the protein MSSLRYLLRTVALVGMSAALVAPTAVAHAEPSPADLTRRIEASSTELERVVESYNKLNEEIKANKATVAQLQARIGPLEQQAEQSRADVAQLANSAYKSGGLRTADALLRPGGSAALLDRLGTLDQLTRQRQARISGFTANQQRLLDEKSRLDATLARQAVQARELAAGKKRIENDLAKLYELRRQAYGSATERPAPKTAKTEAKNVPAVSGAAGTAVRYAFGALGKPYVWAADGPNGYDCSGLTSAAWRAAGKSLPHNTRMQWGAVSHISKGDLRPGDLVFYSGLGHVALYVGGGQVIDAPSAGRNVLKRGMNMMPIQGYGRVR; encoded by the coding sequence TTGTCATCCCTGAGATATCTGCTGCGCACCGTGGCGCTGGTCGGAATGTCGGCCGCGCTGGTCGCGCCAACGGCGGTGGCTCACGCCGAGCCATCCCCGGCCGACCTGACCCGCCGGATCGAGGCCTCCTCGACCGAGTTGGAGCGGGTCGTGGAGTCGTACAACAAGCTCAACGAGGAGATCAAGGCCAACAAGGCCACCGTGGCCCAACTACAGGCCCGCATCGGCCCGCTGGAGCAGCAGGCCGAGCAGAGCCGGGCCGACGTCGCCCAACTGGCCAACTCCGCATACAAGAGTGGTGGTCTGCGTACCGCGGACGCCCTGCTGCGGCCCGGCGGTTCCGCGGCGCTGCTGGATCGGCTCGGCACGCTCGACCAGTTGACCCGCCAACGGCAGGCACGCATCTCCGGCTTCACCGCCAACCAGCAGCGGTTGCTGGACGAGAAGTCGCGTCTGGACGCCACGCTGGCCCGGCAGGCCGTGCAGGCCCGCGAACTCGCGGCGGGCAAGAAGCGCATCGAGAACGACCTGGCCAAGCTCTACGAACTGCGCCGCCAGGCGTACGGATCGGCCACCGAACGGCCCGCGCCCAAGACGGCGAAGACCGAGGCCAAGAACGTGCCTGCGGTGTCCGGGGCTGCCGGCACGGCGGTGCGCTACGCCTTCGGCGCGCTCGGCAAGCCGTACGTGTGGGCGGCCGACGGGCCGAACGGCTACGACTGCTCCGGGCTCACCTCGGCGGCTTGGCGGGCCGCCGGCAAGTCACTACCGCACAACACGCGCATGCAGTGGGGCGCGGTGAGCCACATCAGCAAGGGCGACCTGCGGCCGGGAGACCTGGTCTTCTACAGCGGGCTCGGGCACGTCGCCCTCTACGTGGGTGGCGGTCAGGTGATCGACGCACCGAGCGCCGGCCGTAACGTGCTCAAACGCGGCATGAACATGATGCCGATCCAGGGCTACGGCCGGGTCCGCTAG
- a CDS encoding DUF6232 family protein → MNREGATTRPQRTVPGARSTLLYARPGIIVTVDRFTVGRTSYRIVDLTHLRTTRGPHDRIAVRAVVATASMIGAVGLLLGFSGGLERLTAGAYLILGAVFLLPAALALVGDRWRPPPYELWGWHRGAEVLLFSADDERQFGQVTRALLRAREVNRYGGWVDPVASADPWRPSR, encoded by the coding sequence GTGAATCGTGAAGGCGCAACGACGCGACCGCAACGAACGGTGCCCGGTGCCCGGTCGACACTGCTGTACGCGCGACCCGGCATCATCGTCACCGTCGACCGGTTCACCGTCGGCCGCACCAGTTACCGCATCGTCGACCTGACCCACCTGCGCACCACCCGGGGCCCGCACGACCGGATCGCCGTCCGGGCCGTCGTGGCCACCGCGTCCATGATCGGTGCGGTCGGACTGCTGCTCGGCTTCAGCGGCGGCCTGGAACGGCTGACCGCCGGCGCGTACCTCATTCTCGGTGCGGTGTTCCTGCTGCCGGCGGCGCTTGCCCTTGTCGGCGACCGCTGGCGCCCACCGCCGTACGAGCTGTGGGGGTGGCACCGGGGAGCCGAGGTGCTGCTGTTCAGCGCCGACGACGAGCGGCAGTTCGGCCAGGTCACCAGGGCGCTGCTGCGAGCCCGGGAAGTCAACCGGTACGGCGGCTGGGTCGACCCGGTCGCCTCGGCCGACCCGTGGCGGCCCAGCCGTTGA
- a CDS encoding DUF3817 domain-containing protein, whose protein sequence is MGAALTRYRVIAWIVGVALILLVVIGMPLKYGFDRPIVVETVGQAHGFLYMLYLLAAFDLSRRAEWPLKRMLLVMLAGTVPFVSFYAERRVTGWLDKPAARTPEPVAS, encoded by the coding sequence GTGGGCGCAGCCCTTACCCGGTACCGCGTGATCGCCTGGATCGTGGGCGTCGCGCTGATCCTGCTGGTCGTGATCGGCATGCCGCTGAAGTACGGGTTCGACCGCCCGATCGTGGTGGAGACGGTGGGCCAGGCCCACGGCTTCCTCTACATGCTCTACCTGCTGGCCGCGTTCGACCTGAGCCGCCGGGCCGAGTGGCCGTTGAAGCGGATGCTCCTGGTGATGCTTGCCGGCACCGTGCCGTTCGTCTCGTTCTACGCCGAGCGCCGGGTCACCGGCTGGCTGGACAAGCCGGCAGCGCGTACGCCGGAGCCGGTCGCTAGCTGA
- a CDS encoding DUF6158 family protein, producing the protein MMTGSVREDGFASSGSTDMSPEQRVPEWGGDQFADPGGADLDGGTLGVDPTELTDEDLIREMHSLHRTRLDTLRHASDSALANHLRRTAELETEYLARHPGREVDPSRLRDD; encoded by the coding sequence ATGATGACCGGATCGGTACGTGAGGACGGTTTTGCGTCCAGCGGCAGCACGGACATGAGCCCGGAGCAGCGGGTGCCCGAGTGGGGCGGCGACCAGTTCGCCGACCCGGGTGGCGCGGATCTCGACGGCGGAACGCTCGGCGTCGACCCGACGGAGCTGACCGACGAGGATCTGATCCGCGAGATGCACAGCCTGCACCGCACGCGGCTGGACACCCTCCGGCACGCCTCGGACTCCGCCCTCGCCAACCACCTGCGGCGCACGGCCGAGCTCGAAACCGAGTACCTGGCCCGCCACCCGGGCCGCGAGGTCGACCCGAGTCGCCTGCGGGACGACTGA
- a CDS encoding DUF1360 domain-containing protein has protein sequence MRGERVTDTGLRHRVARLRRAYAPHEHRPLGGYLVAMGTYAGVTGALAGLVKATGRPVPERPAPADVVLLSIATHKLSRLLSKDAVTSPLRAPFTRYDRPIGSGEVMEQVRDSGSSTRHAIGELLSCPFCLAVWVATGLTGGLVLAPRLTRLVATALTAVAASDFLQMAYATAQQAAEGGHHDD, from the coding sequence ATGCGAGGAGAACGGGTGACCGACACGGGCCTGCGACACAGGGTGGCGCGGCTGCGCCGGGCGTACGCGCCACACGAACACCGGCCGCTCGGCGGCTACCTGGTGGCGATGGGCACCTACGCCGGAGTGACCGGAGCGCTCGCTGGTCTGGTCAAGGCAACCGGTCGGCCGGTGCCCGAGCGCCCCGCGCCGGCCGACGTGGTGCTGCTCTCCATCGCCACACACAAGCTGAGTCGGCTGCTGTCCAAGGACGCGGTGACGAGCCCGCTGCGGGCGCCGTTCACCAGGTACGACCGGCCGATCGGCAGCGGCGAGGTGATGGAGCAGGTCCGTGACTCGGGCAGCTCCACCCGGCACGCCATCGGGGAGCTGCTGAGCTGCCCGTTCTGCCTGGCGGTGTGGGTGGCCACCGGGCTGACCGGCGGTCTGGTGCTTGCTCCCCGGCTGACCCGGCTGGTGGCAACGGCCCTCACCGCGGTCGCCGCCTCCGATTTCCTCCAGATGGCGTACGCGACGGCGCAGCAGGCCGCCGAGGGTGGGCATCACGACGACTGA
- a CDS encoding 3-deoxy-7-phosphoheptulonate synthase, with amino-acid sequence MTTPETVRVSDQRIARVVPLTTPALLHHELPLDASLASAVLTGRRAVSRVLDREDDRLLVVVGPCSVHDPAAALDYAERLRVVADRLSDDLLIVMRVYFEKPRSTVGWKGLINDPGLDGSGDVNTGLRLARALLLDVLRLGLPVGCEFLDPISPQYIADLVGWGAIGARTVESQVHRQLASGLSMPIGMKNRPDGSIGTAVDAIRAAGVPHVFPGIDFSGTPAIMHTRGNTDGHLVLRGGGGRPNYDAESVAGALDLLRAAGLPERLVIDASHANSGKDHRNQPKVVADVAGQMADGQRGITGVMLESFLLPGRQDLDPTRELVYGRSVTDACLGWDDTAQVLEHLATAVQTRRAALPARA; translated from the coding sequence GTGACGACCCCTGAGACCGTTCGCGTCAGTGATCAACGGATCGCACGTGTCGTGCCGTTGACCACTCCCGCGTTGCTGCACCACGAGTTGCCACTGGATGCCTCGCTGGCCTCGGCCGTGTTGACCGGCCGCCGTGCGGTGAGTCGTGTGCTGGACCGCGAGGACGATCGCCTGCTGGTGGTGGTCGGCCCGTGCTCGGTGCACGACCCGGCCGCCGCCCTCGACTACGCCGAGCGTCTGCGCGTGGTCGCGGACCGGCTCTCCGACGACCTGTTGATCGTCATGCGCGTCTACTTCGAGAAGCCGCGCTCGACGGTGGGCTGGAAGGGCCTCATCAACGACCCGGGGCTGGACGGCAGCGGCGACGTCAACACCGGCCTGCGGCTCGCCCGCGCGCTGCTGCTCGACGTGCTGCGCCTCGGCCTGCCGGTGGGCTGCGAGTTCCTCGACCCGATCTCGCCGCAGTACATCGCGGACCTTGTCGGCTGGGGGGCCATCGGCGCCCGCACCGTGGAAAGCCAGGTGCACCGGCAGCTCGCGTCCGGGCTGTCCATGCCGATCGGCATGAAGAATCGCCCCGACGGCAGCATCGGCACCGCCGTGGACGCGATCCGCGCCGCCGGTGTGCCGCACGTCTTCCCGGGCATCGACTTCTCCGGCACCCCGGCGATCATGCACACCCGGGGCAACACCGACGGGCACCTGGTGCTGCGCGGCGGCGGCGGCCGGCCCAACTACGACGCCGAGTCGGTGGCTGGCGCGCTCGACCTGCTTCGCGCGGCCGGGCTGCCGGAGCGGCTGGTCATCGACGCCAGCCACGCCAACAGTGGCAAGGACCACCGCAACCAGCCGAAGGTCGTCGCGGACGTGGCCGGCCAGATGGCCGACGGCCAGCGCGGGATCACCGGCGTGATGCTGGAGTCGTTCCTGCTGCCGGGCCGGCAGGATCTCGACCCGACCCGCGAGCTGGTGTACGGCCGCTCGGTCACCGACGCCTGCCTCGGTTGGGACGACACCGCCCAGGTGCTCGAACACCTGGCCACGGCCGTGCAGACCCGCCGGGCCGCCCTGCCGGCCCGCGCCTGA
- a CDS encoding phosphodiesterase → MTVTPPARRTAGPAATAVERASAALGRLRRGRLLHPAGASFVAEVTIWGTPGPPTGVGLLDDPGRYAGTVRLSKGTPTPGSWPDVLGLALRMHLDSGRSFDLLVSSSGAAPVLRSLPLPRRRFAGTYSTIVGFRVGRRRLWLAALADPEAVDLGRSLAAVAAAARTDAPRLVLAVASAVGPWRPVGQFSIGARLSAREDAALAFDPVRNLPPGMRAAGPLAWLRDQTYRGSRRARGASGQSGGSTATV, encoded by the coding sequence ATGACCGTTACCCCTCCCGCACGCCGGACCGCCGGGCCGGCCGCCACCGCCGTCGAGCGCGCAAGCGCCGCGCTCGGCCGGCTGCGCCGCGGCCGGTTGCTGCATCCGGCCGGTGCGTCGTTCGTCGCCGAGGTGACGATCTGGGGTACGCCCGGACCGCCCACCGGGGTCGGCCTGCTGGACGACCCCGGCCGGTACGCGGGCACGGTGCGGCTCTCCAAGGGCACTCCCACGCCCGGCTCCTGGCCGGACGTGCTGGGCCTGGCACTGCGGATGCACCTCGACAGCGGTCGCTCGTTCGACCTGCTGGTCAGCTCCAGCGGCGCCGCCCCGGTGCTGCGGTCGCTGCCGCTGCCTCGGCGGCGCTTCGCCGGGACGTACAGCACGATCGTGGGTTTTCGGGTGGGACGGCGTCGGCTCTGGCTGGCCGCGCTGGCCGACCCCGAGGCGGTCGACCTGGGTCGGAGCCTGGCCGCGGTGGCCGCCGCGGCCCGGACGGACGCGCCGCGACTGGTGCTCGCGGTCGCGTCCGCCGTGGGTCCGTGGCGGCCCGTCGGGCAGTTCAGCATCGGCGCCCGGCTGAGCGCCCGGGAGGATGCCGCACTCGCCTTCGACCCGGTGCGCAACCTGCCGCCGGGGATGCGGGCGGCAGGCCCGCTGGCCTGGCTGCGGGACCAGACCTACCGGGGGTCACGTCGGGCGCGCGGCGCGTCCGGTCAGTCCGGCGGCTCGACGGCCACTGTCTGA
- a CDS encoding M16 family metallopeptidase, which translates to MPDSGYPWPIETSRLDNGLRVVVSEDRTAPAVAVNLWYDVGSRHEPAGQTGFAHLFEHLMFEGSVNVAKTEHMKLIQGSGGSLNATTNPDRTNYFETVPAEHLELALWLEADRMGGLVPALTQETLDNQRDVVKNERRQRYENVPYGDAWLRLLPLLYPPGHPYHHATIGSMADLNAADLATFQAFHKTYYAPNNAVLTVVGDADAAEVFALADKYFGALPAREDIPPAPDGRTVPATGTPAVETVTADVPAPRVYIAHRGHPFGSPGYDVLTVLATVLGSGRGSRLYQRLADGERIAQPDLVGAYGVDLAHAPAPLIATATARPGISAERLTEGLAEVVDELATVPVTAAELDRAKALLSTAWWRQMSTVDGRADTLGRYTTQFGDPARAADRLPAWLAVTAEQIAETAAEVLGAADRVTLTYLPEETA; encoded by the coding sequence ATGCCCGACAGTGGTTACCCCTGGCCCATTGAGACGTCCCGACTGGACAACGGCCTGCGCGTGGTGGTGAGCGAGGACCGCACCGCACCCGCCGTGGCCGTCAACCTCTGGTACGACGTCGGTTCCCGGCACGAGCCGGCTGGGCAGACCGGTTTCGCCCACCTATTCGAGCACCTGATGTTCGAGGGCTCGGTGAACGTGGCCAAGACCGAGCACATGAAGCTGATCCAGGGCTCCGGCGGCTCACTCAACGCCACCACCAACCCGGACCGCACCAACTACTTCGAGACGGTCCCGGCCGAGCACCTGGAGTTGGCGCTCTGGCTGGAGGCCGACCGGATGGGTGGCCTGGTGCCCGCCCTGACCCAGGAGACCCTGGACAACCAGCGCGACGTGGTGAAGAACGAGCGCCGGCAGCGCTACGAGAACGTCCCGTACGGGGACGCGTGGCTGCGCCTGCTGCCGCTGCTCTACCCGCCGGGGCACCCGTACCATCACGCGACCATCGGCTCGATGGCCGACCTGAACGCCGCTGACCTCGCCACGTTCCAGGCGTTCCACAAGACGTACTACGCGCCGAACAACGCGGTCCTCACCGTCGTCGGTGACGCCGACGCCGCCGAGGTGTTCGCGCTTGCCGACAAGTACTTCGGGGCCCTGCCCGCCCGCGAGGACATCCCACCCGCGCCGGACGGCCGCACCGTCCCGGCGACCGGGACGCCCGCCGTGGAGACGGTGACCGCCGACGTGCCGGCCCCCCGCGTCTACATCGCCCACCGTGGCCACCCGTTCGGCAGCCCGGGGTACGACGTGCTCACAGTGCTCGCCACAGTGCTCGGCAGCGGCCGGGGCAGCCGGCTCTACCAGCGGCTGGCCGACGGGGAGCGGATCGCCCAGCCCGACCTGGTCGGCGCGTACGGGGTGGATCTGGCACACGCCCCGGCACCGCTGATCGCCACCGCCACCGCCCGCCCCGGCATCAGCGCCGAGCGCCTCACCGAAGGGCTGGCCGAGGTCGTCGACGAACTGGCCACCGTGCCCGTGACCGCCGCCGAACTGGATCGGGCGAAGGCGTTGCTGAGCACCGCGTGGTGGCGGCAGATGTCGACAGTGGATGGTCGTGCGGACACGCTCGGCCGGTACACCACCCAGTTCGGCGATCCCGCCCGGGCCGCCGACCGGCTGCCCGCCTGGCTCGCGGTGACAGCCGAGCAGATCGCCGAGACCGCCGCCGAGGTGCTCGGCGCCGCCGACCGGGTGACCCTGACCTACCTGCCCGAGGAGACCGCATGA
- a CDS encoding M16 family metallopeptidase — translation MTLIADRPGPGAARPYRFPPVVRRTVAGGQVVAAHLPGQNLAVALLLLDAGAAREQAGKEGLGGVLAKALEEGTAQRDATAYALAIEALGTELVTGLDWDSFQVSVQVPVDRLTAAVQLLAEAVRTPRLDPADVRRVRDDEATALRMDWANPGPRADAALRADLYGLDNRWGRPMYGDPDSVAGLDVEDVTVFHSEWFLRPGTLIVAGDLDRIDLDALAAAAFAGTGGGPAERGGPIEVPLHTGRRIILVDRPGSVQSTLRLGHPSPHRSHPDHVPMTLAGTVLGGAFTSRLNHLIREVRGYTYGIRGEFASSRRFGRFAVSSGVQTAVTVPALVESVGEITRTQEGGVTEDELAVARSWRAGQLSVELQSPRAIASALTTLVVHDLPDDYHARLREALLSADVAQVSAAAATHLHPEALTLVIEGDAALIRDELVAASLGDLLT, via the coding sequence ATGACGCTGATCGCCGACCGTCCCGGCCCGGGTGCCGCTCGCCCGTACCGGTTCCCGCCGGTGGTCCGCCGCACGGTGGCTGGCGGCCAGGTGGTCGCCGCGCACCTGCCCGGGCAGAACCTCGCCGTCGCGCTGCTGCTGCTCGACGCGGGCGCCGCCCGGGAGCAGGCAGGCAAGGAGGGCCTGGGCGGGGTGCTTGCCAAGGCGCTGGAGGAGGGCACCGCGCAGCGCGACGCCACCGCGTACGCGCTGGCCATCGAGGCGCTCGGCACGGAACTGGTGACCGGGCTGGACTGGGACTCGTTCCAGGTCAGCGTCCAGGTGCCGGTGGACCGGCTGACCGCCGCCGTGCAGTTGCTCGCCGAGGCCGTCCGGACGCCCCGACTGGACCCGGCCGACGTCCGGCGGGTCCGCGACGACGAGGCAACCGCGCTGCGGATGGACTGGGCCAACCCGGGGCCGCGCGCTGACGCGGCGCTGCGCGCGGACCTGTACGGGCTGGACAACCGGTGGGGCCGACCGATGTACGGGGACCCGGACTCGGTGGCCGGCCTGGACGTGGAGGACGTGACTGTCTTCCACTCCGAGTGGTTCCTGCGGCCCGGCACCCTGATCGTCGCCGGTGACCTGGACCGGATCGACCTGGACGCGCTGGCCGCTGCGGCTTTCGCAGGCACCGGCGGTGGCCCGGCCGAGCGGGGCGGCCCGATCGAGGTGCCGTTGCACACCGGCCGGCGGATCATCCTCGTGGACCGGCCCGGCTCCGTGCAGTCGACGTTGCGGCTCGGTCACCCGTCGCCGCACCGGTCGCACCCCGACCACGTACCGATGACGCTCGCCGGCACTGTGCTCGGCGGCGCGTTCACCTCCCGCCTCAACCACCTCATCCGTGAGGTGCGCGGCTACACGTACGGCATCCGGGGCGAGTTCGCCTCGTCGCGGCGGTTCGGCCGCTTCGCTGTCAGCTCCGGCGTGCAGACCGCTGTCACAGTGCCGGCCCTTGTCGAGTCAGTGGGGGAGATCACCCGTACCCAGGAGGGGGGAGTGACCGAGGACGAGCTGGCGGTGGCCCGTTCCTGGCGGGCCGGGCAGCTGTCTGTCGAGTTGCAGAGCCCACGGGCGATCGCGTCGGCGTTGACCACGCTTGTGGTGCACGACCTGCCGGACGACTACCACGCCCGGCTGCGGGAGGCGCTGCTCTCCGCCGACGTGGCGCAGGTCTCCGCAGCGGCAGCGACCCACCTGCACCCGGAAGCGCTGACCCTTGTCATCGAGGGCGACGCGGCGCTGATCCGCGACGAGTTGGTCGCGGCCTCCCTGGGCGACCTGCTCACTTGA